TCAGGTTGATTCAGAGTGGAATCTTTCTCAAACAGTTCACTGGAACCAGACATAGATCACCTTACTTTTTTGATTGTACTTATTGCTGTGACCTGCCCAAACAAACCGCACTGAGGAGGAATACGCACCAGGGTTTCATTCTGCATACGTAAACGCAACTATAGTGAATGAAACAAGCTTTGcactccatccatcttctagaCCTCTTagatttatggcatttggtgacttacatttatttaatttatacaactgagcatttgagtGTTAAGGGCCTTTTTCAAGGCCCCAGCAGGGGCAGCTTTgaagtgctgggatttgaactcatgaccttctgaccaGTAGTCCAACATCGTAACCACTGAGGTGCCAGGGTCAATGgcaacctggagcctatcccatggagcatcgggcacaaggcagggtacacacCGGACAGGGTGCCTGGACATCCCTCACagcgcacaatcacatacacacacacacattcatacactacggacactctggacatggcaatcagcctaccatgcatgtctttggactgggggaggaaactggagtacctggacgAAACCCCTGGTTTGGTAATTATTTTGGTCATttaatctatccatccatccatccatcttctgtaccgcttatcctcctCCAGGGGCACGGGGAAaccgggagcctatcccagggagcatcgggcacaaggtggggtacaccctggacagggtgccaatccatcgcagggtacaatcacatacacactcacactcacacaaacattcatacactacggacactttggacatgccaatcagcctaccatgcatgtcttcggactaggggaggaaaccggagtacccgaaggaaacccctgGGTTGTTACATATTTTGGTCATTTAATCATGAATCCAAATCAAACAAACTTCAAATTCAGCAAAATAATTAATTCAGAGTCAGAAAATAGACAAAATGATGTAAAAACACACTTGAAGATGTAAGATTTTACTCCAGAGCCCACAAGACCCATGTCCCAGCTGTCCTAGGTACTTATTGCCCTCATCTCAGTCTAAATGGGAAGTATACAGACATTGggcattctgtttttgtgaaacCAGAAACCAGTTTTTAGCAaaaacagcctttttttttttttttttacaatgctGTTAAGAGCATATTCTGAATGCTGACCTTAAATAACCAGTTTTAGTCACCGCGGTTGAGTCAGAAGAGATGTGGCAGAATTTGGCTGCCCTTGTGGAACTTCGCTCTGCTATGCTGAGCTGAAGAGATTTTATGTTTTCTGTATggtgtgtacattttatttatttatgtgtgtgtgtgtgtgtgtgtgtgtgtatatatatatatatatatatatatatatatatatatatatatatatatatagacatgaCGAAAGTGCGTTGTCAAAATCAACAGTATCTCTTTAAAACGATGCCTGAGTAAGTTTCTAAGCCCAACTTTTTAAGGCCTGGATGTTACCAAGTGCTATAAAAAGCCCGACTAAACGATTAACGTTTATGTTATTAGTTAAATATTCCCTTCTGACATGTTTACAAGAggtttaaaaaacagaaaaagcgAAGCGGCACTGCGCTCCCTGTGGCGAAACACAAGCCTGTTGTAACACAACCGACCAAATGAAAACGCTTGTTGCGCGCGCGGccctatatatttatataaggtCTAAAAATAGTCGACCAATCAACGAAGACGACCGTGCACTCGAATGAGCCAATTGCAACGGCGAAAATATGAATTCATTTCCCAGGCTGCTCACGATTGGTCCAAGGTGATATCATATGCGCCCGCGCTGGATCTCCGAAAGCGATTGGTGGAGAAGTGAGAAAAAAACGTCACGTCGTCATGACGGAGTGGGCGGAGCTTTCGCGAGCAGGCAGCGAGGTTTGAATAAGGGAAGTTTGACAGAGAGCGGAGATCCGCGCTGAGGCTCTTCACTGCACTTCAGTCCTCCAGTGATCCACTCTCTTCCAATGTGAGAGATCTGCGCTGTTTGCCTGGACCAGACTCTGCGACAGCGTCACATACAAATCAAGATCTCCTCCAACTCCAGTTTttcagtggtttttttttgttgttgttattttttttttattttgattttttttatagagagtgtgatagtgtgtgtgtgtgtgtgctctgtttctctttctgccTGTGTCTCACGCGCTCGGGATTTGCGATGGATGTTCTACCCATGTGCAGCATTTTCCAGGAGCTGCAGATAGTCCATGACACCGGCTATTTCTCAGCGTTACCGTCGCTGGAAGAATACTGGCAACaggtaaaacattaaaaataattataataataataatgcatgtcATGTTAAATTCCTTAATGGTTTTGTTTCCTCTGCAAAAGTGATCTAAACAacctggctgtgtgtgtgtgtgcgcgcgcgcgcctGGCACTGCAACTATCacgcaataataataataataataatagatacaAACAAATACTAAACATGTGCTTTATTATAATTAGTTTGAACTTGTTCTGATTGCATGACGAACTTGAAATCTCAACACCACTTTAAGATGATCCAGGAACAGCAGAATGGTGCAAGCTGTCAACAAGCAGCAGATCATtttcttctattattattattgttattattattattattattattattattattattattgttgttgttgtgaaggTTATAGCAAAATGTTTTCATTGAGAAAGGATTGTTGcgttttagaagaagaagaagaaggggaaaatgcagaatggtgtgtgtgtgtttgagttggAGCAATGCTACAAATAACGCAGACAGGATCAGTTAGTAGTGAAGTGAGGACGCGCGTGCGTTCTGCAAATGGGTTTGGTTGTAAATATCAAAATACAAATAAGAAAGCATGAAGAGGCAGAAactgtgttagagtgtgtgtgtgagtgaagtgGCATACCAACCGCATACTTTCACACTGAATAGTGCCCATGCcaaaatgcaaacacacacacttggttGTTATACCTTCCCTAGGTGGCGTACTACTTTGACTGTAGTGCGGAAGTATGCGGTTTTTGGGACACAGCCAACGGTTCAGTCTGTACATGCAAGAAATTGATCCTGTGCCAAatctaaaatgcttttttttttttttttttttttttttttttccaagtggGGTCTAACTTGTTTTCGGAGTCGTTGTATACGAGATTATTCAGGTTGACTGAGATAGAAGTCCTGCTTTTTGAGAGGGGGAGGGGAatattttattcactttatGGTCAGGAGTCCCTTTGTAAGGGTGCTAAACCTTACCTGTATCATTTACacctttctaggtaaaagatGCACGCTATAATGTATATAGGTGTCGTTTGTCGATTACCGTTAATCTGAGAAGTCGGTGATGTTCTACGATATTCATACAACCTCAGCTCTACCATGTCAGTCattcaaagaacccttgaggaaccctgTGTAGATGTTCAGTGCGGTTTGTTTGGTGCCGAACATCACCACCATAAGTGGAAAGTTTTGGATGCTAAATGTACTGGAGCAGCAGTTTGTGTTGGTAAGAGGAGGATGTCCATCGCGTGTCAGCTTGAATGAGGAAACTCGGCAGAAGCAGAGATGGAGGAAGTGCTGCGGCTTCCTTAAAAGGACTCTAAAACCAGCGTATGAGTCATTCTGCCTCTGTTACCACAGAGTAAATGTTAGTCTTTCAGAATGAAGCTTGACGATGCACACTTAGCAAAGCTAAATTTGGGCAACAATCATGCCATGAGGGCCATAATTGGATTTAGGTGTGTTGTGCTTAAGCAGAAATATCTTAAGGTGTAGGAGAAGAGTTAATCATGCAATGCCAAGGTGGTTTATATGAAGCTGATTCAGCTCAGTTATGATTATAGAGACTGGAGGCAGGTTTCTTGTACCGTTTTAAGCCACCAGATGATGAGATTATTCTCTTGTTCTGACCGGTTCTTGTGCTTCTTCACGTCAGACATGTCTGGAGCTGGAGCGCTACCTGCAGAGCGAGCCGTACGTCTCGGCAGCCGAGCTCAAGTTCGACCCTCAGGAGGACCTGTGGAGCAAACTGATCTTGGCTTGCGGTGACGGTGACAAGAGTGAAATGGACTCGAACTCGAACGCTGATCTCGCTCACGTCAAAGAGGAGGACGCTCAGGACGGCCCGATGTCGGAAACGCGTAGCGTGAACTCGGACGCCAGCAGCGAGGTGTCGGATAGCTCCGAGGAGCTCTCGCCGACGCACATCTTCAGCTCGAACCCTCTCGGCCCGGGACACTTGGCCTCGTCCATCATCGCCACGCCGCCGTCATCTCCGGAGGCGCTGCAGGAACCTGCCATCCCTCAGCTCTGGGGATCCATACACACTGATCTACACGTAGCCGGTAAGGCCAGGCACAGTGGAACGGCCAAGGGCTCGGATAAGCTGGCATTGCCCGGAGGTGACGCGTCTCCGGATGGCAGGAGGAGGGTGCACAGGTGCCATTTCAACGGCTGCCGCAAAGTTTACACGAAGAGTTCACACTTAAAAGCACATCAGCGGACTCACACGGGTAAGATGCTACActtatgctgtgtgtgtgtgtgtgtgtgtgtgtgtgtgtgtgtgtgtttcttaggAACGGATGATTACTATACGTTTgatgctgccactgttgggtatTTTCCAGTTTATCAAGAGTGCAGAACTGGACGAAAAGTTGAAGGGGTATTCCAGGGGGTTCATGGTTGTTTTTGCTTGGCTTTATTACTCATACCAGTGTTTTTCCAGTTGGAATGcacctgatttttttatttatttatttatttatttatttttgtcaaagCCTTGCAAATAAGTAGTGGGAGCTGATGTTAAAGTTTGTCCTTAAGGTCTGTGGATCGCATTGTATCAAAATGTGTTTCGGACAAAACACGTCATCGTCATGAATGAGGTTGAAACTTCACGTTTGGGTGATATTTATCAGTTCCACTCGAGTAGTTGTGCAATGATGATGTTGCGAGTTCAGTCAGCCTCcgtacaacccccccccccagctgCAACAGCGTTGACTCTCCTGGCATATTTGCCTCACATGACTGCATGGCTAAACGGTGACCTAATCTGTTTGGAATGTGGCTATGCCCTCGGGAGGGAGGGAGGCGAGGGGAGGCGAGGGGAGGCGAGGGGAGGGGGCAGAGGCCTGGAGGGAGGAAAGGAACCTGTTCTACCAAAACAGAGTTTCGTCATGGGAAAGGGACAGACGTTTCAAAagggggaaccgggcggcccaCTGTTTCTTTTCTCCCTCTTTAAAAGAGCTAGTTCAGAGTGAAACCGATCCTGTTTGCTGATCTCATTTGCTCATTCAAATGGTGTTTGTATTTACAAAGTCATGAAGCAATCCAGCctgaacctgtgtgtgtgtgtgtttgcggtATAACTAAGTGCTCATGATAGCATCACTtctatttagtttatttatttttaagcttCGTCGTGTTTCTGCCCGTCTTTCCCTGAAGGTGTATGTGCATTTTGTTTGCAGGTGAGAAGCCGTACAGGTGTTCGTGGGAAGGCTGTGAGTGGCGCTTTGCACGCAGTGATGAGCTAACCCGGCACTTCAGGAAGCACACGGGTGCAAAGCCATTTAAATGCAGTCACTGTGACAGGTATGCTCTTGCTCCGTCTCTCgttttattccctctctctctctctctctctctctctctctctctctctctctctctctctctctgcaagaTTGTGACAGTTATCATGTCCCGTATGCCTTTTCCGCCGCAGCCTGCCTGCGCCTTTGATGTGCGCCGACGCGAAACACAATAGATTTCGCAATTCTCCGTTCTCCATTGATTCCTTTTTATCTGTTCATCGATGGCAGTCGTCACATTATGCTCGGATTTCATCACTTAATTGCCTAATCGGATTAAGTGCTTCAAAGAGCAATGACAACAGTGTCGTATTTCCCGAATATTGATATTGACTGGGTTTTATGAGCGAATGTGCAGAGTATTTGATCAGAGTTACAACCCCATCCATGTTTTTGTAGCGCCGCTTCTCTCGTTTTTAGCATCGCTTGCTTTCTGAAAAAAGTATGATTATCTGCTCCACTTCATTGGTTGCATCAAGAAAAGGCACGTCGCTATTCCGTGTAAAGCCACCGATGGGGCATTTTGGACAAAAGTCCTTCCTCATCGGTGCAAGCAAAATGCTTAGGTTGTCGCACGTGATCTTGGATAACTATTATTACTGAAACACACTGCAGTCACTTCTTGGATTTTTGTATATGCTTATATTAGGGATGTAAAACACGAACACTGTCTGAATCTGTTTAGTGCTACAAGTGTCTGCTGGattttaaacctgaagtgggtgtggcctaattaCATATGAGTCCtatgacagttcctcaacctcagccgtttgtttgttttgtttgtttgtttttaaacccaGGTATTATTCTAGCTTGTAAGTGTctgatattttctaatgaaatttgatgtttctgtttcccaaaatataaactatataatcAACCCtaaccaggcagttactaaggatgatgTGAATGCACACGcaatttattcatatttgtttaCATATATGGTTCCTGTTGCGGATCCTTTGACCAAAATGCCACCCACTGTGGATATTCCTACCATAACGAGTGACCCGTATGTTCTTTCTCATCTTCCAGGTGTTTCTCCAGGTCAGACCACCTGGCCCTGCACATGAAGAGGCACCTCTGAGCAGGTCGTGGCAAGTGCGGATTTGCTCTCGTTGTATCGTGACCAGCCTCCTGGTTGCCCTGCCCTCGTCGGGGGGGAGGAGTGTGTGTCCAGCCAAAGCATGCCATTTTGCACCGTACCCTGTGCCTCCGGGAATCTCGGGGAGAAAGGCCTACTGAGCggttgtggggaaaaaaaatgcacaaaaaaaaaaacaacaaaaaacaaaataataaaaaaagacaaaaagaaaacggAGAGGGATGAAATCACGTGCGAAGTCGAAGAAAAGTGAAGAATGAAGGACTTTaggacaaaatgacaaaaaaaaaaagcaaacaaaaaatgaatgaatgaatgatggtGTGTGTCATATGGTGCATGTTGTTTTGGGACAGCTCCTGGACAACCAATACACTGGTActtattagaagaaaaaaagcctgtCTGGGGTGAACGTGAGCTCGCAGAGTGTGAGGATGAGTGTATAGTCTGTGAGTTTGGGGAGAGGGGTACCAGTGTGTTGCTGCAGACTGAATTGTGTGGGAgaatttgagggtttttttttcttgcaagcCTGTGATGGGGGAAGAGAAAAGCGTGTCTGCTCAGTGTCAGTGTGGAAGCTGGGACTCGCCCCATTTCCCCCAGGCTCTGTGCTCTCAAAGGGATGATGGGACTTTGGTTACATCTAAATGCACCCCTTACCAACCACCAACCCACCCCTTCCCTGCTAATCCCCCTTCCTTCCCGCAGTTGGAAGCTCTACAGAGTCCCTTCATGAATGaaagtggcttttttttttggtgtttggtGCAGCTACTAAATGTGCAATGTGTTCAGTAGCTTGTTTATTGACAGGCTACAAAAAAGCTCTTTCGTTGTCCATTGTATAAGCTGTGTGCTTAGAGATAAAACACAAAACTATAACTTCACTATCATAGACAGGTGTTGCATGGTATTAGGGTTTGtactcttatttttttttcctgttctttGTTATCAGGACTGCTAATAGATTCCAATAAAGTGCAGCTAAATACGAATGGTTAAATGTTACAATATATTGTACATAAATGGATTGATGattcttctctttaaatcctgtcattgatgcttttttttcttttctcgtGAGGAAAACCACTATTGCTtaacgttttattttattcacaagtcttctttcatctccaCGTCATTGAAGACTGCAGTTCTCTCTTTTCCctgcacatctctctctctctctctctctctctctctctctctctctctctctctctctctctctctctctcacccacccccttcatttttcatttttacctgTTATTAATGCACTGTTGACCTTAATGGTGCCTTATGCAAGTGACCTTGTCCTGTGGAATAGATTGGTCTTGGGGGTCACGCTTGTCTTGTATGAGTGAATTTCGCTTCATTAAGGCTCCATTTCCTATGAAAAtgcacctttttctttttcaaaaagtGACCGCTCCTATCACGTGGAGAAACGCAACGATTTACTCTTCAACGTCAACGCAGATATGTTCGTAGAAACAAATGCAGCAAAGCACTTATGGACAGTTTACTACAGTGTATTATGTAACGAATGCTTgttaaaatggattaaaataaataaaataaaaaagaaaaaaaaattcattggtAACTGCAGAAATGCTGCTTCTTGCGCAACAAGGCTCGAGGGGAAATGGGAGAATTACACAGCTGCCTTGCCATTGTTTGACACCGCAGTTCAGAAGCCTGGACTCGTCTCCCCTGCAACCAAGACGGAGAacggggggggatggggggggggagtaATGATTTATTGTAATTAACAAGCTCTAGCAGGACAGGCCTCGCCTTGTAGCGTATCAGTGTAATGAATTACTAAAGGCTTTGCTGGCACACATTCTGCCACAGACTGCTGACTACGACAGTTCGCTATTGACCTGTCTGGACGGCGTTGTTTTAGCCTGGCAACAGTATTATGGAAACAGAGAACGGGCATCCAGAAAGATCAAGATGAATCACTTCTTTTCATCCCGTACAATGTAAATCTACAGACGCTGAATTGAAGCCTTTTCGTTTATCAGACAGCTCTGCTGGCTGGCTGGATGTCctgtaagcatttttttttctttttctgtgagATCAAAATCTCTACCAAGGATTACAATCAATTACAATCCGAATACCTGAATATCATGCATTCCtgtaatgtgaaaaaaaagaaaagaaaagaaaacctgacAAAGCTCAACAGACGgtaatactgtgtatatatcagGGACTTACTGGAATTGAGCAGCAGGGGCACATGAATTTAAGATCAGATCACTGCAGAGGATCAGCATGAAGAAGCTTGGCTATAAAATCCAATCAGCAAGGCTTTAGCAGGCAAAAAGAACAGTACATCCTCTTTTGGAAAGAGTGGCCAGCAGCATTCAAGTGGTAATCGAGCCTTAATCAAGCATCCCATTTTTTGCTTGTAACTATAACCAACGCTTTCTATCACACTTTTCCTCTCACTCCTTCTCCTGTTGTCTATTTCTTGAATATTTGTACAAAATTGAAAAGAGATAAAAGTTACAAATGAGATACAAAAAAGCATTTTctaagatttttatttgttccttctttatataaattttatttgaaattgttttgcaaaaTTGTTCTATTTCtgtatgaatgtattttttattggaATAATAAGAAATTCTTATCAGACATCATTtgcttcttgttttgtttcaatTCCTTTCAGAAGACATACAGAAGTGCCGGCATCCACGGTTTCGGATTTATGTAGCATTTATTATTTCTGACATCTTGCAACAATGATATGGAAGAAACAGCtctgctggggtttttttgtttgtttgtttgttgtttttttagctaAAGCTGCagtcaaacaaataaaattcgACCCAGAATAAAATTtgattcactgaaggggaaaggacgtgtGACGTGAAAGACGCATTTACCTCAGGAAACAGTTACTTTTGCTTTGCGTCTACTTTACCTACGTGAATTTTGACTAGTCTTGGACTTGAGCCAGTAGAAAACAAGAAGACAGGGCTGTGGTTTCTttagtcaataaaaaaaaaaaaatggaagagcCACCAACGATTAAGTAGCAATCACATGACATCAGCGTCACTTTGCTCGTTTCTTGCTGTTGTTTGATGCGCCTCTGGAAAAACAAATAGCCGTCTCATCCACTGATATATGCTGACTGAGCACTTGCGGTAATATTTACTTTTTGCCATCTATTGGCAGCTTTATATATGAacaagaattatttttttttaagtgaaagtgCAGTAGCTTAAAAGTTTCCCGCACACTGGCTCCAGTTTACTTTAGTTTTTTGGCACAAATATTTACCTGCAAAGCTTGGTCACTGCCTGTGTGTGTAAAACGCGGATGAGGTCTTCCGCAGCCTTGTCAAAACGCAAAATGTGCTTTCCCACTTCGCTGGAATAGACGGCAAATTGCACCTTCTGACAATCCAGCGTCTAAAAGAGGAAACCTGACCCAACAATCTCTTCGCTAGAGTTAGCACAGGAATGTGTTTACAAGGATTGGCTACGTCcctaaacattatatatatatatatatatatatatatatatatatatatatatatatatatatatatatatatatatatatatatataatatgtatatatatataatatgtatatatatataaaattaaataaaatttaaaaaaacgttCAGTCTTCTGCTTTCTGGTTCTCCCTGCAGTCAACACGGAGACCACTCATGATCAAAGCTACCCAAATTACCCATCAGCATCAGGGGCTGCCCTTGGCACTTAATTAGCATCATGTATTTACATGGCTGTTAGATGATTATTTGATACAAATAAGATAATGTTCCCCATTGAACGTTAATCAAAAGGGCTTTGTGgataattattaaaatgtagGTCGTATGAATTGGATGGTGCATGCAAAATTTGTTTTCTTAGAGTCAGGATATTATAATTAAACCGTAGAATACCTAATA
This genomic window from Ictalurus punctatus breed USDA103 chromosome 1, Coco_2.0, whole genome shotgun sequence contains:
- the klf6a gene encoding Krueppel-like factor 6a, which translates into the protein MDVLPMCSIFQELQIVHDTGYFSALPSLEEYWQQTCLELERYLQSEPYVSAAELKFDPQEDLWSKLILACGDGDKSEMDSNSNADLAHVKEEDAQDGPMSETRSVNSDASSEVSDSSEELSPTHIFSSNPLGPGHLASSIIATPPSSPEALQEPAIPQLWGSIHTDLHVAGKARHSGTAKGSDKLALPGGDASPDGRRRVHRCHFNGCRKVYTKSSHLKAHQRTHTGEKPYRCSWEGCEWRFARSDELTRHFRKHTGAKPFKCSHCDRCFSRSDHLALHMKRHL